One Acinetobacter pullicarnis genomic region harbors:
- the sugE gene encoding quaternary ammonium compound efflux SMR transporter SugE: MAWIYLILAGLFEIVWAYSMKVSEGFTRITPSIVTLVFMILSFALLAYAMKTLPLGTAYTIWTGIGAVGSFLVGIFILGEPASAMRMLAAVLIISGLVLMKVSSS; encoded by the coding sequence ATGGCTTGGATTTATCTTATATTGGCTGGCCTTTTTGAAATTGTATGGGCCTATTCCATGAAAGTTTCAGAAGGTTTTACTCGTATTACACCGAGTATTGTGACTTTGGTGTTTATGATTTTAAGTTTTGCATTGTTGGCCTATGCAATGAAAACCTTACCTTTGGGGACGGCATATACCATTTGGACGGGGATTGGCGCAGTCGGTTCTTTTCTAGTCGGTATTTTTATTTTGGGTGAGCCTGCTTCTGCGATGCGTATGTTGGCGGCAGTATTGATTATTTCTGGTTTGGTGCTGATGAAAGTTTCTTCATCTTAA
- a CDS encoding thiamine pyrophosphate-dependent enzyme produces MKTNKVSDIMVDVLEQAGVKHCYGVVGDTLNHFTDSISKSSIAWVHVRHEEVGAFAAGADAMMSGQLTACAGSCGPGSLHFINGLYESHRNRSPVVLIASQLATDQTGFFDFPQYVDFKSIYKNCSVFCEEILDASQARHVMVSACQAAISKRGVAVVIMPSNISQQLTPDGYNFQVHRAKPQTIPAIEELHQIKSLLNDAENITIYAGVGCEHAHDQVVHLAEKLKAPVVYTSRAKDFIEYNNPNVMGMNGMFGNKAGLHAIQNCEVLLLLGTHFAWAQYYPKHAKIIQIDIDATHLGRRHPIEFGAVGDIAPTIEALMPLLENKTEADYLDECLSLKQVSDAERLKEERVGKEGLIHPQYLVSLLSQYADNDAFFTGDAGSAMVWILRHIQVNGHRRTLTSLVHGTMANAMPQALGIQKAFPNRQVIAICGDGGLAMLMGDLLTIIQEKLPIKIVVLNNSSLNFVELEQKVEGLLDNYTDLVNPDFGLIAQVIGLKGKTLTRGEGLEEAVQAFLKHEGPALLNVHTNPMELVFPPDPNLSQVASTSLYAAKAVFAGRIDEVKDLFVNNFMK; encoded by the coding sequence ATGAAGACCAATAAAGTATCCGACATTATGGTGGATGTATTAGAACAAGCGGGTGTCAAACATTGTTATGGTGTAGTTGGTGATACCCTCAATCATTTTACAGATTCAATTTCAAAAAGTTCAATTGCTTGGGTACATGTTCGACATGAAGAGGTCGGTGCTTTCGCTGCCGGTGCAGATGCCATGATGAGTGGTCAATTGACTGCCTGTGCAGGCTCTTGTGGTCCAGGAAGTTTGCATTTTATTAATGGCTTATATGAGTCACATCGTAATCGTTCTCCTGTGGTTCTCATTGCAAGTCAGTTAGCCACGGATCAAACGGGATTTTTTGACTTTCCGCAATATGTGGATTTTAAAAGTATTTATAAGAATTGCTCCGTCTTTTGTGAAGAAATACTCGATGCCAGTCAGGCACGTCATGTGATGGTTTCAGCTTGCCAAGCTGCAATCAGTAAACGTGGTGTTGCAGTGGTGATTATGCCAAGCAATATCAGTCAACAATTAACCCCAGATGGCTATAATTTTCAGGTACATCGGGCCAAACCACAGACCATTCCTGCAATTGAAGAATTACATCAAATTAAATCGCTATTGAACGATGCTGAAAATATCACGATTTATGCTGGGGTGGGCTGTGAACATGCACACGATCAAGTGGTTCATTTGGCTGAAAAACTCAAAGCACCAGTGGTTTATACCTCTAGAGCCAAAGACTTTATTGAATATAACAATCCCAACGTGATGGGCATGAATGGGATGTTTGGCAATAAAGCAGGCTTACATGCGATTCAAAACTGTGAGGTGTTATTGTTACTCGGCACTCACTTTGCTTGGGCACAGTATTATCCGAAGCATGCCAAAATTATTCAGATCGATATTGATGCGACCCATCTCGGTCGTCGTCATCCGATTGAGTTCGGAGCCGTGGGGGATATTGCACCAACGATTGAAGCCTTAATGCCATTGTTAGAGAACAAAACTGAAGCTGATTATTTAGATGAATGTTTAAGTTTAAAACAAGTCAGTGATGCTGAGCGTCTTAAAGAAGAACGTGTTGGTAAGGAGGGACTGATTCATCCCCAGTATTTGGTCTCGCTACTGAGTCAATATGCGGATAATGATGCTTTCTTTACGGGAGATGCTGGCTCAGCAATGGTGTGGATTTTACGCCATATTCAAGTGAATGGACATCGTCGAACCTTGACCAGCCTCGTTCATGGCACTATGGCCAACGCGATGCCGCAAGCTTTAGGAATTCAAAAAGCTTTTCCTAATCGACAGGTGATTGCGATTTGTGGCGATGGTGGCTTGGCAATGCTGATGGGAGATCTACTAACCATCATTCAAGAAAAGCTCCCAATCAAAATAGTGGTGTTGAATAACAGCTCGCTAAATTTTGTTGAGTTAGAACAAAAAGTTGAAGGCTTATTGGATAACTATACCGATTTAGTTAACCCTGATTTTGGTCTTATTGCTCAGGTTATTGGCTTAAAAGGGAAAACCCTAACGCGAGGTGAAGGTCTGGAAGAAGCCGTACAAGCCTTTCTAAAACATGAGGGTCCTGCCTTATTGAATGTCCATACCAACCCGATGGAATTGGTTTTTCCACCAGATCCAAATCTAAGTCAAGTCGCTTCAACCTCACTTTATGCAGCCAAAGCAGTGTTTGCTGGACGTATCGATGAAGTAAAAGATCTTTTTGTGAATAACTTCATGAAATAG
- a CDS encoding hydroxymethylpyrimidine/phosphomethylpyrimidine kinase: MRPTVLCFSGLDPSGGAGIQADIESIGCSGAHAAIACTALTIQNSQQVFGFEATSRELLLAQANAVVNDLPIRCIKSGMLGTTDNIAALVEFLQEHPDYQYVLDPVLVANSGGSLGNLETLVQAFQALLPLATLITPNTVELRALAAEDDLELATQKLFKLGAKAILVKGGHEDTPDHIRNALYINGELVAESRCPRLEGEYHGSGCSLASFIAGRLAQGDELKHAVQHAETWLFGVLQHAETPIENGQKIPKRF, from the coding sequence GTGCGCCCAACTGTACTTTGCTTTTCTGGTCTAGATCCTTCTGGTGGTGCAGGTATTCAAGCCGATATCGAATCGATCGGTTGCAGTGGTGCACATGCAGCCATTGCCTGTACGGCTCTCACCATTCAAAACTCACAGCAAGTCTTTGGTTTTGAAGCAACTTCAAGAGAGTTATTGCTCGCACAAGCCAATGCCGTGGTCAATGATCTCCCGATTCGCTGTATTAAATCGGGCATGCTCGGCACTACAGACAATATCGCAGCTTTGGTTGAGTTTTTACAAGAACATCCAGATTATCAATATGTTTTAGATCCAGTTTTGGTCGCCAATAGCGGTGGCTCATTGGGTAACTTAGAAACATTAGTTCAGGCCTTTCAAGCTCTGCTTCCATTGGCAACGCTGATTACTCCAAATACCGTTGAATTGCGTGCATTAGCTGCAGAAGATGATTTGGAATTGGCGACCCAAAAGTTATTCAAACTGGGTGCAAAGGCAATTTTGGTTAAAGGTGGTCATGAAGATACCCCAGATCACATTCGTAATGCACTCTACATTAATGGTGAATTAGTGGCCGAATCACGTTGTCCTCGCCTAGAGGGTGAATACCATGGTTCAGGTTGCTCCCTTGCAAGTTTTATTGCAGGTCGGTTAGCCCAAGGTGATGAACTCAAACATGCCGTGCAACATGCCGAAACTTGGTTATTTGGTGTATTGCAACATGCTGAAACACCAATAGAAAATGGCCAAAAAATACCAAAACGCTTTTAA
- a CDS encoding HAD-IA family hydrolase codes for MIKNLLIDLDGTLTDPKVGITTCARYGLNKVGHPIDETENIDWIIGPPLKASLAKLLNVAADDDLAEQALLGYRERFASIGLYENEVFDDVAETLAALQQQGYRLYLATAKPIIYAEKILIHFDLVQYFNQAYGSELSGVRTNKGELIRYILEQEQLDPAECLMVGDREHDILGARCNQIETVAVEYGYGRAAELDHAQPKYRIGTFSALLQLLQQT; via the coding sequence GTGATTAAAAATCTTCTGATCGACCTTGATGGCACTTTAACTGATCCTAAAGTTGGGATTACCACTTGCGCACGTTATGGCCTCAATAAAGTTGGGCATCCGATTGATGAAACTGAAAATATTGACTGGATTATTGGTCCACCTTTAAAAGCATCATTGGCTAAATTGTTAAATGTAGCCGCCGATGATGATCTTGCGGAGCAAGCCTTATTGGGCTATCGCGAACGTTTTGCGAGTATTGGACTGTATGAAAATGAAGTATTTGATGATGTCGCTGAAACTTTAGCAGCGCTACAGCAACAAGGCTATCGTTTGTATTTGGCCACCGCCAAACCGATTATTTATGCAGAAAAAATCTTAATTCACTTCGATTTAGTACAATACTTTAATCAAGCTTATGGCAGTGAGTTGTCTGGAGTACGCACCAATAAAGGTGAATTAATCCGTTATATTTTGGAACAAGAGCAACTCGATCCAGCTGAGTGCTTGATGGTGGGCGATCGCGAACATGATATTTTGGGTGCACGTTGCAATCAGATTGAAACTGTTGCGGTTGAATATGGGTATGGTCGTGCAGCGGAGTTAGATCATGCACAACCGAAATATCGTATTGGGACATTTTCAGCATTACTGCAACTTTTGCAGCAGACTTAA
- a CDS encoding CitMHS family transporter encodes MLTLIGILIIVTIVTLLMTGKTSPIVSMSIIPLIGALIAGFSISEISTFFEAGLMKVSKVATMFLFAILFFSILKELRVFDPMIKTMVRMTRGNVIVVAVMTTLIAAVVHLDGSGAATFLIIIPALLPLYRKLGMSPYLMLLLMAGSMGVMNMVPWGGPLGRSAAVTGIDASVLWQSLIPVQIFGVMIMAGFAVIFGMREQRRIAVARLNGTTPFELDCMATDLADDCFDDDSEEIKPKYLWVNLGLVVIAVIALAFGLFSAPYVFMIALSLVLVINFPKPKQQMEVISRHAPQALSMVAIIFAAGAFLGILSESGMLKSIAIDLIRILPSGWVGSLHIMVGMLGVPLDLFTSTDAYYFALLPIIHEVTATAGVPVESVVYAMAIGNNAGTFVSPFSPATWLAMGLAGTDMGRHLRYSFGWIWLFSFSLLAVGFLLKLY; translated from the coding sequence ATGTTAACACTGATTGGGATTTTAATTATTGTCACGATTGTGACTTTACTCATGACTGGTAAAACTAGTCCAATTGTTTCGATGTCGATTATCCCATTGATTGGGGCATTGATTGCTGGATTTTCAATAAGTGAAATTTCAACATTCTTCGAAGCAGGTTTGATGAAAGTGAGTAAAGTTGCAACGATGTTCTTATTTGCAATTTTATTTTTTAGTATTTTAAAAGAATTACGCGTTTTTGATCCGATGATCAAAACCATGGTACGTATGACCCGAGGAAATGTCATTGTTGTTGCGGTCATGACCACATTGATTGCTGCAGTTGTACATTTAGATGGCTCTGGTGCGGCAACGTTCCTGATTATTATTCCAGCGTTACTGCCGCTCTATCGTAAATTGGGGATGAGCCCTTATCTCATGCTGCTGTTAATGGCAGGAAGTATGGGCGTTATGAATATGGTGCCATGGGGTGGGCCACTTGGACGTTCAGCAGCGGTCACGGGTATCGATGCTTCGGTTTTATGGCAGAGCCTTATTCCTGTACAAATCTTTGGGGTGATGATTATGGCGGGTTTTGCCGTCATATTTGGTATGCGTGAGCAAAGACGCATTGCAGTTGCACGGTTAAATGGCACCACACCATTTGAATTGGATTGTATGGCCACAGATTTAGCGGATGATTGTTTTGATGATGATTCGGAAGAGATTAAACCAAAGTATCTTTGGGTTAATCTTGGCTTAGTGGTCATTGCTGTTATTGCCTTGGCCTTTGGATTATTTTCTGCGCCGTATGTCTTTATGATTGCACTATCGTTGGTTTTGGTGATTAATTTTCCTAAACCGAAGCAGCAAATGGAGGTGATTAGTCGCCATGCACCACAAGCTTTAAGTATGGTGGCGATTATTTTTGCGGCAGGAGCATTTCTCGGTATTTTGTCAGAATCGGGAATGTTGAAATCGATTGCTATCGATTTAATTCGTATTTTACCAAGTGGTTGGGTTGGAAGCTTACATATTATGGTCGGTATGCTTGGCGTTCCTTTAGATTTATTTACCAGCACCGATGCATATTATTTTGCACTACTGCCTATTATTCATGAAGTGACTGCTACCGCAGGCGTACCAGTCGAGTCCGTAGTTTACGCAATGGCGATTGGGAATAACGCGGGTACTTTTGTGAGTCCTTTTTCACCAGCAACATGGCTCGCAATGGGCTTGGCTGGAACGGATATGGGGCGCCACTTACGTTATTCTTTTGGTTGGATCTGGTTATTTAGTTTTTCACTTTTAGCGGTTGGCTTTTTGCTGAAGCTTTATTAA
- a CDS encoding alpha/beta hydrolase family protein, with protein sequence MTIFAKKSMFKKSMLVALMGTSLLLAACNDDKDDNSQPEPSKPVDYSKNYINESFYQKDDGSALDSLDSAASIKVMHYYMPNVLDKKAEATALIMIPKTPMPKDGWRVVVWEHGTLGNGDQCAQSRTALGANSKGLFDELLKEGYVVVAPDYEGSGSKGIHPYLNLKSEALSAIHAVNAFKDGYGAKVQGAWMSVGQSQGGQASLGTAEYANKDPNFKGAVAGAPASSLGTIILEVAPGALGDIDAKEAAAGVPFDKRVSVDTYATLLSYAAMAGTGITAYNPNFDYKKMFNVESQASAAKSAGEDGLCLGPLQQSFKQDILTYLGNNSGKKVMEFPGVNDVAMKTDPVVTDFLKNHSQPGTKKIDKPILVIQGVADTNVPYPVTAAMIDRLKKLSPENKDITLLPVPDAGHTQAIVWKRAELVAFIKKHMPNPAS encoded by the coding sequence ATGACAATATTCGCTAAAAAAAGCATGTTTAAAAAAAGTATGCTGGTTGCATTGATGGGGACTTCGTTATTACTTGCTGCATGTAATGATGACAAGGATGACAATAGCCAGCCAGAGCCATCCAAGCCTGTCGATTATTCAAAGAACTATATTAATGAGTCTTTTTATCAAAAAGATGATGGTAGCGCACTGGATAGCTTAGATAGTGCTGCATCTATCAAAGTGATGCATTATTACATGCCAAATGTGTTGGATAAAAAAGCAGAAGCAACAGCCTTGATCATGATTCCTAAAACCCCAATGCCAAAAGATGGTTGGCGTGTGGTGGTGTGGGAGCATGGCACGCTAGGCAATGGTGATCAGTGTGCGCAAAGCCGAACAGCATTGGGAGCTAACTCTAAAGGTTTATTTGATGAGCTATTAAAAGAAGGTTATGTGGTTGTGGCACCTGACTATGAAGGTTCCGGTAGCAAGGGCATTCACCCATATTTGAACCTGAAGAGCGAAGCACTTTCTGCAATTCATGCAGTGAATGCATTTAAAGATGGTTATGGTGCCAAAGTTCAGGGTGCATGGATGTCGGTTGGCCAGTCGCAAGGTGGGCAGGCTTCGCTAGGAACAGCTGAATATGCCAATAAGGATCCGAACTTTAAAGGCGCGGTTGCCGGTGCACCAGCATCAAGCTTAGGTACGATTATTCTTGAGGTTGCACCAGGCGCGTTGGGCGATATTGATGCAAAAGAAGCAGCGGCAGGTGTTCCTTTCGATAAAAGGGTTTCTGTCGATACTTATGCAACTTTACTCAGCTATGCAGCTATGGCGGGTACTGGGATTACCGCTTATAACCCAAATTTTGACTACAAAAAAATGTTTAACGTAGAGTCACAGGCTTCTGCTGCCAAATCGGCGGGTGAAGATGGTTTATGTTTAGGCCCATTGCAGCAGTCGTTTAAGCAAGATATTTTGACTTATCTTGGTAATAATTCTGGGAAAAAAGTGATGGAATTTCCTGGTGTAAATGATGTCGCCATGAAAACTGATCCAGTCGTCACGGATTTCTTGAAAAATCACAGCCAACCTGGCACCAAGAAAATTGATAAACCAATTTTAGTAATTCAGGGTGTAGCAGATACCAATGTCCCTTATCCTGTGACGGCAGCGATGATTGATAGATTGAAAAAACTGAGTCCAGAGAATAAAGACATTACCTTATTGCCTGTACCAGATGCAGGGCATACTCAAGCAATTGTTTGGAAGCGTGCAGAACTCGTGGCATTTATTAAAAAGCATATGCCAAACCCCGCTTCATAA
- the hemJ gene encoding protoporphyrinogen oxidase HemJ yields MDAPSDAFLWVKALHIIAVVCWFAALFYLPRLFVYHAMSDDTVSHQRFEVMERKLYRGIMWPAMIATLITAHYLVDWGDATQHYHDALWFYLKLALVGLLVIYHFVCGYYRKKLIGNAHYKSHKFWRYFNEMPTLILVAVIILVVVKPQF; encoded by the coding sequence ATGGATGCACCTTCTGATGCTTTTTTGTGGGTAAAAGCATTACATATCATTGCTGTGGTTTGTTGGTTCGCTGCGTTATTTTACTTACCGCGTTTATTTGTTTATCACGCGATGAGTGACGATACCGTCAGCCACCAACGTTTTGAAGTTATGGAGCGTAAGCTCTACCGCGGCATTATGTGGCCTGCGATGATTGCAACCCTGATCACCGCGCACTACTTGGTCGATTGGGGTGATGCCACGCAACATTACCATGACGCTTTGTGGTTTTACCTCAAACTGGCTTTGGTTGGTCTCTTGGTGATTTATCATTTTGTTTGTGGTTATTACCGCAAAAAACTGATTGGAAATGCGCATTATAAATCACATAAGTTTTGGCGCTACTTTAATGAAATGCCAACGTTGATTTTGGTGGCCGTCATTATTTTGGTTGTGGTTAAACCGCAATTCTAA
- a CDS encoding beta-ketoacyl synthase N-terminal-like domain-containing protein produces MTRRVVITGMGINSCIGNSLEDVTHALQNGISGTNHNPVYAELNFKSHVSAAAEQDFDHIDRKVKRFMGVCAMYAYNSALAAVEQAGLTTEQLAGNPRYGIAGGSGGNSTASVAEMIKLLEEKGARKIGPFFVPRNMSNTITANLGVAFKLQGVAHSITSACATSADAIGYAYNLIQLGKQDLMLAGGGEEDHWSQSLLFDAMGAMSSKYNDTPTTASRPYSVDRDGFVIAGGGGFVVLESLEHAQARGANILAEVVAYAANSDGADMVAPSGEGATRCVLMALEEAKQHGVDTIDYVNTHGTSTPAGDVTELKAMERAFGEGNVPPVSSTKSMTGHSLGAAGVQEAIYSVLMMQNDFIAPNINVTELDEGAKGFDIVLEKRDTKLNTVMSNSFGFGGVNACLIFKKWADA; encoded by the coding sequence ATGACTCGTCGTGTTGTTATTACAGGTATGGGTATTAACTCGTGTATAGGAAATTCACTCGAAGATGTGACCCACGCTTTGCAAAACGGGATTTCTGGCACAAACCACAACCCAGTCTATGCTGAGCTCAATTTTAAAAGCCATGTCAGCGCAGCCGCAGAACAAGATTTCGATCATATTGACCGTAAAGTAAAACGTTTTATGGGCGTTTGTGCAATGTATGCCTATAACTCAGCATTGGCCGCTGTTGAACAAGCAGGCTTAACAACAGAACAACTTGCGGGTAATCCGCGTTATGGTATTGCAGGTGGTTCGGGTGGTAACTCAACTGCGTCTGTGGCCGAAATGATTAAGCTCCTCGAAGAAAAAGGTGCACGTAAAATTGGTCCATTCTTTGTGCCACGTAATATGTCAAATACCATTACTGCCAACCTTGGCGTTGCATTTAAATTGCAAGGTGTTGCTCACTCGATTACCAGTGCTTGTGCAACCTCTGCCGATGCGATTGGCTATGCGTATAACCTGATTCAATTGGGTAAACAAGACCTGATGCTTGCTGGTGGTGGTGAAGAAGATCACTGGTCGCAAAGCTTATTGTTTGATGCCATGGGTGCAATGTCGAGCAAATATAACGACACTCCTACCACTGCATCACGTCCGTACTCTGTTGACCGTGACGGCTTTGTCATTGCGGGTGGTGGTGGCTTCGTCGTACTCGAATCACTTGAACATGCCCAAGCACGTGGCGCCAACATTTTGGCTGAAGTCGTTGCTTATGCAGCAAATAGTGATGGTGCAGACATGGTTGCACCAAGCGGTGAAGGCGCAACACGTTGTGTGCTGATGGCTTTAGAAGAAGCCAAACAACATGGTGTGGATACGATTGATTATGTCAATACGCATGGTACTTCAACCCCAGCTGGTGACGTGACTGAACTTAAAGCCATGGAACGTGCATTTGGTGAAGGCAATGTTCCGCCCGTCAGTTCAACCAAGTCAATGACGGGTCATAGCTTGGGTGCGGCAGGCGTACAAGAAGCGATTTATTCTGTGCTCATGATGCAAAATGACTTTATTGCACCCAATATTAATGTCACAGAATTAGACGAAGGTGCCAAAGGATTTGATATCGTACTTGAAAAACGTGATACAAAACTGAATACTGTGATGAGTAACAGTTTCGGTTTTGGCGGTGTAAACGCCTGCCTAATTTTCAAGAAATGGGCTGATGCCTAA